A region from the Fundidesulfovibrio magnetotacticus genome encodes:
- the tyrS gene encoding tyrosine--tRNA ligase produces MNVFDELTWRGLVHQTSGADTLREHLAAPGRVMYCGFDPTAESLHIGNMVPLLALMRFALAGHRPMALLGGATGLIGDPSGKDKERQLSDPADTAARAERIKAQILKLFTDNGASIDVVNNLDWIGKLSAIELLRDVGKHFTVNYMLAKDSVKGRIDREESGISYTEFSYMILQAFDFHHLNREQGCTLQIGGGDQFGNITAGLELIRRKSGAEAHAMTFPLITTASGAKFGKSEKGAIYLDPNITTPYAFYQYWVNADDRDVVNYLKYFTFLPREEIEALAVAVAEKAHMREAQRTLAYVMTSMVHGRDQAEHVVKASEYLFGKGALDGVDPATLRAALEGAPGRDYASRADIPDMVTLLVELGLCSSKGNARKDLAAGAVTVNNAKVGADYAYPESDFAGGSLLLVRKGKKSYGVARLG; encoded by the coding sequence GTGAACGTTTTCGACGAACTCACCTGGCGAGGCCTGGTCCATCAGACCAGCGGGGCGGACACCCTGCGCGAACACCTGGCCGCGCCCGGACGCGTGATGTACTGCGGCTTCGACCCCACGGCCGAGAGCCTGCACATAGGCAACATGGTGCCCCTGTTGGCGCTCATGCGCTTCGCCCTGGCCGGGCACAGGCCCATGGCCCTGCTGGGCGGGGCCACCGGCCTCATCGGCGACCCCAGCGGCAAGGACAAGGAGCGCCAGCTCTCCGACCCCGCCGACACCGCCGCCCGCGCCGAACGCATCAAGGCCCAGATCCTCAAGCTCTTCACGGACAACGGGGCCTCCATCGACGTGGTGAACAACCTCGACTGGATCGGGAAACTTTCGGCCATCGAGCTGCTGCGCGACGTGGGCAAGCACTTCACCGTGAACTACATGCTGGCCAAGGACTCCGTGAAGGGGCGCATCGACCGCGAAGAGTCGGGCATCTCCTACACCGAGTTCAGCTACATGATCCTGCAGGCCTTCGATTTCCACCACCTGAACCGCGAGCAGGGCTGCACCCTGCAGATCGGCGGGGGCGACCAGTTCGGCAACATCACCGCCGGGCTCGAACTCATCCGGCGCAAGTCCGGGGCCGAGGCCCACGCCATGACCTTCCCGCTCATCACCACGGCCTCGGGGGCCAAGTTCGGCAAGAGCGAGAAGGGCGCCATCTACCTGGATCCGAACATCACCACGCCCTACGCCTTCTACCAGTACTGGGTGAACGCCGACGACCGCGACGTGGTGAACTACCTCAAGTACTTCACCTTCCTCCCCCGCGAGGAGATCGAGGCCCTGGCCGTGGCCGTGGCGGAAAAGGCCCACATGCGCGAGGCGCAGCGCACCCTGGCCTACGTAATGACCTCCATGGTCCACGGGCGCGACCAGGCCGAGCATGTGGTGAAGGCCAGCGAATACCTCTTCGGCAAAGGCGCGCTGGACGGCGTGGACCCCGCCACCCTGCGCGCCGCCCTGGAGGGCGCGCCGGGGCGCGACTACGCCTCCCGCGCGGACATCCCGGACATGGTGACGCTGCTGGTGGAGCTTGGCTTGTGCAGTTCCAAGGGCAACGCCCGCAAGGACCTGGCCGCCGGGGCCGTGACCGTGAACAACGCCAAGGTGGGGGCCGATTACGCCTACCCCGAATCCGACTTCGCGGGCGGCTCGCTCCTTCTGGTGCGCAAGGGCAAGAAAAGCTACGGCGTGGCGAGGCTCGGGTGA
- a CDS encoding UbiA-like polyprenyltransferase encodes MAGRAALFASFVKIEHSVFALPFAYVGLFLAKRGWPGFAPFALLTLAMVAVRSYAMGVNRLMDEPFDRLNPRTQGRELVRGAITRAQGWGFVSVCAAVFVLACWGLNPLCLWLSPVVLAWAGFYSLTKRFTWLCHVVLGSVLGLAPVAGWLAVTPQFALAPVLFGLGVTCWVAGFDVLYASQDEAFDRRHALHSMPVRFGVGSALSLAALLHGQAVALFALAGWSAALGWGYFGVLALVAALLWIEHRLISENDLTRLNMAFFTLNGVVAATLFLGVLYDLFA; translated from the coding sequence CTGGCAGGGCGGGCGGCCTTGTTCGCCTCGTTCGTGAAGATCGAGCATTCGGTCTTCGCGCTGCCTTTCGCCTACGTGGGTTTGTTTCTGGCCAAGCGCGGCTGGCCGGGCTTCGCGCCCTTCGCGCTGCTCACCCTGGCCATGGTGGCCGTGCGCTCCTACGCCATGGGGGTCAACCGCCTCATGGACGAGCCTTTCGACCGCCTGAACCCGCGCACGCAGGGCCGCGAACTGGTGCGCGGGGCCATCACCCGCGCCCAGGGCTGGGGCTTCGTCTCCGTTTGCGCGGCCGTGTTCGTGCTGGCCTGCTGGGGGCTCAACCCCCTGTGCCTGTGGCTTTCGCCCGTGGTGCTGGCCTGGGCGGGCTTCTACAGCCTGACCAAACGCTTCACCTGGTTGTGCCACGTGGTGCTGGGCAGCGTGCTGGGTCTGGCCCCGGTGGCCGGATGGCTGGCCGTGACGCCCCAGTTCGCCCTGGCCCCGGTGCTCTTCGGGCTGGGCGTCACCTGCTGGGTGGCGGGCTTCGACGTGCTCTACGCCTCCCAGGACGAGGCCTTCGACCGTCGCCACGCCCTGCACTCCATGCCGGTGCGCTTCGGCGTGGGGTCGGCGCTCTCCCTGGCGGCGCTCCTGCACGGACAGGCCGTGGCGCTCTTCGCCCTGGCGGGCTGGTCCGCGGCGCTGGGCTGGGGCTATTTCGGGGTGCTCGCGCTGGTGGCGGCGCTTTTGTGGATAGAGCACCGCCTGATCTCCGAGAACGATCTCACGCGCCTGAACATGGCCTTCTTCACCCTCAACGGGGTGGTGGCGGCCACGCTCTTCCTGGGCGTGCTCTACGACCTCTTCGCCTGA
- a CDS encoding antibiotic biosynthesis monooxygenase family protein produces MIARRWSCRCPLDTLPDFLDHLRATGVAETSALPGFLGHQTLLRELAGEAEVTLVTYWRDMESVRAFAGGDPGRARLYPGDEKFRIAPDLEVRHERVIEWSGAPQGADQAKRS; encoded by the coding sequence GTGATCGCCCGGCGCTGGAGCTGCCGCTGCCCGCTGGACACGCTTCCGGATTTTCTCGACCACCTGCGCGCCACGGGCGTGGCGGAAACCTCCGCCCTTCCCGGCTTTCTGGGACATCAGACGCTCCTGCGCGAACTTGCGGGCGAGGCGGAAGTGACCCTCGTCACCTACTGGCGGGACATGGAGAGCGTCCGTGCATTTGCCGGGGGCGATCCGGGGCGGGCGCGGCTCTATCCGGGGGACGAGAAATTCCGCATCGCGCCGGACCTGGAGGTCCGGCACGAGCGGGTGATCGAATGGTCGGGAGCGCCCCAGGGGGCGGATCAGGCGAAGAGGTCGTAG
- a CDS encoding FecR family protein, translating to MNATRASLLPACAPAPKAVRTSVGPGRSPAAHAPAHRTALLAALFLALAAALLVAAAPARADRSGDPVGTITRVQGPVFLEETGGRRLLAAGEPLHEGDALVTGSRARAELTFLDASVVTLSEDTALTVRSFDIPKGQARFEMLRGAFRAVTGSITRPEGADFRVLTPLAAIGIRGTDFWGGFFTPEELGVFLASGKSVAISNTHGTRVITRPGEGVTVTLADPWPTRPVKWREAKVRRAVRLVTFEEDSPK from the coding sequence GTGAACGCCACACGCGCCTCGCTTCTCCCGGCCTGCGCCCCCGCGCCGAAGGCCGTACGGACCTCCGTCGGCCCCGGCCGCAGCCCCGCCGCGCACGCGCCTGCGCACCGGACGGCCCTGCTGGCGGCGCTCTTCCTTGCGCTTGCCGCGGCGCTCCTGGTCGCGGCCGCCCCGGCCCGCGCGGACCGCTCCGGCGACCCCGTGGGCACGATCACCCGCGTGCAGGGGCCCGTGTTCCTGGAGGAGACCGGAGGCCGCCGCCTGCTCGCTGCCGGTGAACCGCTCCACGAGGGCGACGCTCTGGTCACCGGGTCAAGGGCGCGTGCCGAACTGACCTTCCTGGACGCGAGCGTTGTCACCCTCTCGGAGGACACCGCCCTGACCGTGCGCAGCTTCGACATCCCCAAGGGCCAGGCCCGCTTCGAGATGCTGCGCGGGGCCTTCCGCGCCGTCACCGGGAGCATCACCCGCCCTGAAGGCGCGGACTTCCGGGTGCTCACCCCCCTGGCGGCCATCGGCATACGAGGCACCGACTTCTGGGGCGGCTTCTTCACCCCCGAGGAGCTGGGGGTGTTCCTGGCCTCGGGCAAGTCCGTAGCCATCTCCAACACGCACGGCACGCGGGTGATCACCAGGCCGGGCGAAGGCGTCACGGTCACGCTGGCGGACCCCTGGCCAACCCGCCCCGTGAAGTGGCGCGAGGCCAAGGTGCGCCGCGCCGTGCGCCTCGTCACGTTCGAGGAGGACTCCCCCAAGTGA